TTCCGCATCCTTCACGGTCACATGACCAATAATGTAGCCTTTTGGCATATCGTCCCCACACCCGATTTAGAAAGGGGGTGCGACCAGCAGGCCGCACCCCCAAAGGTCACTTACTGTGACAACCACGCCTGGAATTTCGCATCCAGATCGTCACGGTAGTCAGCCCACCATTCGTAGTTGTACAGGAACGTGTTTGTCGCGTTCGCAGGATCGGTTGGCATGTGTGGCGCCATGTCGATACCCAAAGTCGCGTGCTGACCTACGAGAGGCGCAGAAGATGCACGTGCTGGACCGTAAGAGATGTACTTCGCTTGGTCGGCCAGACGCTGTGTGTCTGTCGCGAACTTCACGTAGTCCAATGCGCGTGCTTCACGCTCTGGTGTTAGGCCAGTTGGGATGATCCAACCGTCAAGGTCGAACACCTGCGCGTCCCACAGCATCGCAACCGGCTGGTCCTGCTCTTCGATCAGGCTGAACAGACGACCGTTGTATGTGGAACCCATGATGACTTCGCCGTCAGCCAAAAGCTGTGGCGTGTCAGCACCAGCGGACCACCAAACAACGCTGTCCTTGATGGTGTCGAGCTTGGCAAACGCCTGGGCCTGACCTTCTTCTGTTTCCAGAACGTCATAAACGTCTTCGTTTGCAACGCCATCACAGATCAAAGCCCATTCGAGGTTGTTGATCGGACGCTTTTCAAGCGAACGCATACCTGGGTATGTGTCTGTGTCGAACAATGCGCAGATTTCTGTTGGCGCAGTGTCACCAACGAGGTCTGTGCGGTAGCCAACAGTCGTTGAATAAACGATCTGTGGGATAAAGCAGTCGGATACCAGCAGATCGCCGAAATCGTCAGATGCTTTGGACCCGTCGTCGCCATCGGCCAGCTGTGTGTCTGCGTCGATTTCAAGTGCAAGACCTTCGTCGCAAAGACGGATCGCGTCAGACGCAACAACGTCAACAACGTCCCATGTCACGTTGCCCGCTTCGTTCATAGCACGCAGTTTCGCAACCGCTTCGGCAGAGGATTCATCGTTGATGATCGTCACGCCTGTGTTCTCAGCATATGGGTCGTGATACGCTGCCTGTTGTGACGCAGAGTACGCGCCGCCCCAGCTAACGATTGTCATTTCATCGGCCATGTGACCGTCAGCGCCAGCTGCCAATGGTGCAATCACCAGTGCAGATGAGGCCATAAGTTTGGTAGTCAGTTTCATTGTATTCTCCCGTTAGAAGTGCCCGGATTGGTATTGAAGATCAGCAGTCCAGGCCGCCACTGATCCTTGTCTTTATGCGTCGAGCGCGCGGCAATCTTCGGCCATCCAGCCGATTTCAATAGTCTCACCCGGTTTCAGGCGTACCTGATCAGGCGCGTTGCGGGTTTTCACCACAAATTCGTCGCTTCCAGCAACACGCAGACGCGTGCGGAAAATGTCACCCATATAGATGAATTCCAGCACTTCAGCCTTCAGCGTGTGTGCATCGTCGTGCAGACGTTCACGGTTGAATTCGACCCGTTCTGGACGGATCGAAACCTTCGTGCGGTCGCCCACGTTGCTGACGTTCACGGGCACTGCATCGATGATGTCGCCGCTATCAAGCTGCACAATGCATGTGTTGCCTTTGATTTCCTTCACCACACCTTCAAGCGTGTTATTTTCGCCAATGAACTGCGCGACAAAGCTGTTCTCGGGCTTTTCATACAATTCATCCGGTGGTGCCAGCTGTTGAATACGCCCATCATCAAACACAGCAACACGGTCTGACATTGTCAGCGCCTCTGTCTGGTCGTGGGTCACGTAAACGGTTGTAATACCCAGCGAATGAGCAAGGTTCGTAATTTCGAACTGCAGTGTTTCGCGCAGCTGCTTATCAAGCGCCCCAAGCGGTTCATCCATCAACACGAGTTCCGGTTCAAACACCAACGCACGCGCCAATGCGATCCGCTGCTGTTGGCCACCAGACAATTGTGCCGGACGTCGCCCTGCGAAATCGCCCATCTGAACCATATCCAAAGCGCGCTTCACTTTCGCCTCGCGATCGGATTTGCCCATCTTGCGGACTTCCAGCGGGAAAGACAGGTTTTCGGCAACCGTCATGTGCGGGAACAACGCGTAGTTTTGGAACACCATCCCGATGCCACGCTTGTGTGGCGGGATATTATTGATCGACACGCCATCCAGCAAAATATCGCCGTGGGTGGCTGTTTCGAACCCTGCTAACATCATGAGGCAAGTCGTTTTGCCGGACCCTGACGGCCCAAGCATCGTCAAAAACTCGCCCTTGGGCATTGAAAGATTCAGATCTTTTACAACAAGGTTTTCCCCGTCGTAGCTTTTCTGGACCCGCTCAAAAGCGACAAACGCGCCATCACCAGTCGTAGCAGTCAAAAGTCTCTCCCCAGAGTGTGGCGGAATCTTTGTCCGTCCGGGGATCACCTTAGATCAGTACTAGTATTCTGCAACCTTTGATCTGAACAACGAACGCGTAAAGACGAAACGATCATGAACTGACTGATTTTACGGCATTCTACAGCGTTGTTGCAGCATCTGCAGTCGAAACGACTTTTGCTACATCCTGACCATCTGCGCTTCGTGCTTACGTAAACACCGTCTGGCGGTCTGTCCGTACTGCGATAAATCGGCCCGTAGTTCGGGGAAAATGTCGAATAGTTCCGCCCGCGCGGCATCATCAACGGACGCGACACCTTCTTCGCCGGGATGGAAACTTTCGGTGGCAGCACCATTCGCGTAGACCACTTCATGCGTGTCGAACAACATATGGATATAGGTCACGACCCCGCCTTCCTGACGGGTGACATCGTGGCCATCGACCAGATGTTTCGCCGCCAAAAGTACCTCGGATTCCCCGAACAAAAGCTCTGCGCGGTAGCCCGTGAACAACATCCTGTGCTGTGGCGATACCAAAAGCGGCTGTTCAAGCCCAGTCACGACGCCAGGCCGGATCAGGATCGGGGCCAGTTTGCCGTGGGCACGCACCGCACGCCGTCCGATCCAGCGGATCGGCTGCAAACCGTGGTCACGGGTCATGACGCGATCCCCGACCTGTAGCGTTTCGATAGGACGTTCCCCATGCGGGGTCGCAATCATCGCGCCGGGTGTAAAACAAGGAATACCAGCGGCATGCAGCTGCGCGTTTGTCGACATTTGTGCGGGCGTCACGCCCTGCAAAACGACCGTTTCGCCTTCCGGAAACGTGAGCTTCGCGTTCCCTGCTCCATCGTCAGACACCGACACATCGCCGACCCGAATTGGGCTGCCATCCGGATTTTGCAGCCCGCTGACGTCAAACTGGTCGTTGTAGAACCCGTTGCCATCTGTGTCCGACACGTCAAAGTCAGTGACAACGTCGTCGTTCCCGCCCTGTTCAAACCGCAGGGTGTCTTCGCCGGTGCCCGTCGTGATCGTATCGTTGCCGGTCCCGCTATCGAACCAATCGTTCCCGTCACCGCCAAACAACGTGTCATTGCCGGACCCACCGTCAACGAAGTCGTCTCCTGCGCCCCCATAGACTACGTCATGGCCGAGCCCCCCCAAAACGCTGTCGTCCCCGTCGCCGCCGAAAAGAATGTCGTCGCCGTTATTACCGTCAATCGAATCCGCGCCAGTGCCACCATATAGTGCGTCATCGCCATAACCGCCGAAGATATCATCATTACCGGCACCTGACGTCACCGTTAGATCGCTAACCATATCTGACGCATCGATGGTGTCGTTCCCACCGCTGGTCTCGATTTCCTCGATCCCATCGATAATACCGGAGCTACCGCCAGCGTTCTGGGTGTACGCCGCCTGTTGCGTGTCCATGTCGTAGCTAATGCTGACGTCGCTATCGCTAAAAAAGCTTATCGTGTCTTGGCCAGTGCCGCCAAAAACAGTGTCGTTCCCCGCCACGTCAAGCAGTTCGAAAGTGTCGTCTCCGTCTTGACCATATAGCGTGTCGTCGCCGTCTTCGCCCCGTATCTGATCATTTCCAGCGCCCGCATAAATTAGGTCGTCGCCAAGCCCCCCCGACAAAAAGTCATCGCCATCTTTTCCGTGAAGCGTGTCGTTCCCGCTTTCCCCATAAACAACGTCGTCACCATTGCCTGCGTAAACAGTGTCGTGCCCGCCACCCGCGGCCACCCCGTTTCCACCAGCTTCAGAGGTGTGGATCTGGTCATCGCCTGCTCCGCCATAAAGAATATCGCTGGTTAGATCGTCACCGCCGTACAGGGTGTCATTCCCGTCACCGCCATAAAGGGTGTCATGATCATCGCCGGCCGCCAGCGTGTCATTTCCGGCGCCACCATACAGCGTATCGCTACCTGCGTCGGTCCAGATTTGATCGTTGCCTGCTTCGCCTGAAATCGTGTCAGATCTGGTCGTGCCAGATATCGTATCGTTGCCGCTTGTTCCGTACGTCGTTGCCATAACCGAACCCACCATTCATTCCAAAGTTGGGATCGGTATAGGATTAGGCTGACTAACAGGATGTGAAGAATTCAGACCTGATTAACAAAGGTTTTCATAAACTAAACACTGTTTTTCTGTAAAATTTTCAACCATTTAATCCAACTGATCTGTCATGTGATAGCTGGACGCGACGCGCTTTGCGGCAGCCACGCTCTGATGCAAAATATCTATTAGTCGCGCCACATCAGTCCGCGTCGCATCGGGCTTATCTCGTAAGGTTTGCGCATTCGCCCCGACGCCTCGCAAACCCAATGTCGCGGCAGCCCCTTTTAACGCGTGAAGCTCTGCATCAAGGTTACGCAATGTCGGCCCGCCCTGCAGGCCACCCGCATTTTGCAACAGCGCCTGTCCATCGTCGCTCAATTGGCCAAGCAGCTGCACATACAGGTCTTCGCCCAATTCGGCCATGACAGACAGCAATTGGTCCATGTCGATAAGATCCAGATCATCATCAGGAAATTTGGTCACGATTTTCACTACCTTATCGCGACGTGTCATTATGCCGACAAAGCTGACAAAGACTTGTCGACATCAACTTGATAAATCTGCCGGATTTCATCTTTTCCGGCCGAAAATGCGTCCACGCATACAGGATCAAAGTGTTTCCCGGATTGGTTAATGATTTCCACACAGGCCTCTTCAAACGGCCAAGCGGGTTTATACGTCCTTTCAGAACAGAGCGCATCGAACACATCAGCGACCGCAGTAATTCGACCGGACAACGGGATTGCATCGCCCGCCAGACCTGCGCCATAGCCCGTCCCGTCCCATTTCTCGTGATGATAAAGCGCGATTTCATGCGCCATCCGGATCAGTTCACTTTCACCACCCTGAAGGATTTCGGACCCGATTGACGTATGCGTTTCGATCACTTGGCGTTCTTCACAGGTCAACGCACCCGGCTTGTTCAGAACAGCATCACTGATGCCAATCTTACCAGTGTCGTGAAGTGGTGTCGCAAGATACAAAGTGCGGCAGTATTGTTTGCTGAGCCCCATATGCTTGGCAATGACTTTTGCCACTGACGCGACGCGCGAAACATGTTCACCTGTCGATCCATCGCGCGTTTCAATCGCGCGCGACAGTCGCCAAATCAGTTCTTCTTCGCGTTCAACAAGTTTTTGCGTGGCTTTTCGAACTTCGAAATCAAGGTGCATTGCACGATCCAACAAGGCCATTTGCGCCTCGCGCAAAGACAACAAATTGCGGGCCCGAACGCGCAATTCTTCAGGATCAAATGGCTTGTTCAGGAAATCCGTGGCCCCAGACCGTACCGCCGACAACCGCAATTCGCGATCGTCATCCGCCGTCAGCATGATAATCGGGACGAATTGATAGTCGGGCATTGCGCGCAGTGCTTTCACACAGGCGATCCCGTTCATTTCGCCCATCCGGTAATCGACCAAAACGAGATCAAAAATCACCTGCGCACAACGTTCAAGCGCGACCTCTGGATCCGTGAAGCATTCAACATCGTGCGCGGCCATACGCGACAACACAGCACGAATGACGTTCAGACTGATGCTTTCGTCATCAATGATACAAATACGCATGACACACCTCAAAATACACAAAACGGAATCGGTTTGCCCGATCCCGGCACGTTCTAAATCGGTTCGCTTCGATCACTAAGCCCCTTAGAAATTTCCATTTTATGAAAATAGACCATTTTTGATGGCTCTTTGAGCGATAGATCGCCACCTCGGACACGCTATTGGTCTCGCCCCAACTGTTCGGTGCTAAGTGTAGGGAAACCTTCGCCTTACCAAGGAATTCCCGCGTGACCGCAGCTAACCGATTGCTTGTTCTTCTATTCGTAATCCTGTTTCCGATTTCCGCGATGGCGCAAAATCGAAATGCAGTTGCGGCCGATTTTCAGGCTTGGTTGGGGTCAACTGTTTGGCCCAAAGCCCAACGTGCCGGCGTCAGTCGGTCAACCTTTGAAGCGGCGCTTTCTGGCGTCACGCCCAAATGGGACCTGCCCGATTTGGTCATTCCTGGCGAACGGGCCGACACCACACAACGGCAGGCCGAATTCCGTCCGCCTGCGGGTTATTTTGCGACTGGCAGCCTGAACACGAATGCCAATACAGGTCGCCAGTTGATGCAACGCCACGCGCAGACGCTTGCACGGATTGAACGCCAGACAGGCGTCCCCGCGCAAATCATCGTCGCGATTTGGGGTCGCGAAAGCAGCTTTGGTAACGCGCGCATTCCGCATAATGCTTTTCAAATTCTCAGCACAAAGGGGTTTCTCAGTACGCGGGCGTCTTACTTTACTGACGAACTGATCGCCGCGCTGCAAATGGTCGAACGCGGTTATGCGAGCCCCGCAGCCATGAAAAGTAGTTGGGCAGGCGCACTTGGCCAGCCGCAGTTCATGCCGACAAATTACCTCAAATACGCAGCAGACGGAAACGGCGACGGGCGCGCCGACATATGGGGGTCCGCCGACGACACGCTCGCCTCCATCGGCGCCTACTTACGCGATCACGGATGGACGGCAGGCCGCGACTGGGGATTCGAAGTGAACGTCCCCAATACCGTCTCTTGCGCGATGGAAGGTCCACATCAGGCACGCCGCATGTCAGATTGGGCAGCAATGGGTATTACCCGCGTGAATGGTCGCCCCTTTCCGACGGCCGAGGCGCGTGAAAACGGTTTTCTGCTGATGCCTGCGGGTCGGTACGGCCCCGCCTTTGTCGTCACATCAAATTTCACGGTGCTGAAGGCCTACAACGAAAGCGACGTCTATGCGCTGTTTGTCGGACACGTGGGTGATCGCATGCGATACGGTGTCGGCGGATTCAACAGCGGTTGGAGCGCGCTGGATAGCTTTTCCCGATCAGATGTCCGCGCAATGCAGCAAAAACTGGAAGCGCAAGGATACGACGTCGGCGGCGCAGACGGCTTGATCGGCAACAGAACACGCGGCGCAATCGGCACATGGCAAACACGCAATGGCATGGCCGCGACCTGTTACCCAAATCGTGCAATGCTGACGGCGATTGCTCAGCAATAATCCATGTTCATTTTGTCGGGGATATGGTGCGGTCGGAGGGACTCGAACCCTCACTCCTGTTACAGAACAGCGACCTCAACGCTGCGCGTCTACCAATTCCGCCACGACCGCAAATCATGTCAGGTAGTGGCGCGGATATAGACGAGGGTTTGCGCGATGCCAAGAGGCAAAACGCGACTAAATTTCACGTGTTCTCGTCTGCACCACATATACCCCCAAACCGCCGCCAATAAGCAGTGCCATCACGATAAATCCTAACGTCGCATTTTCGCCAAACAAAGCTAAATTCATCCGCCGTCCCGGCAGGAAGGTGAACAACCCAGCGACGCCCATGGCCCAGAAATAAAGGGTTTTCATACCGGTCTGATGGGCCTCAATTTTTCCCGCGCGGATAGCAGACACCGCCTGCCATAGGCCGAACAGCGTCAAAAAGGATAACGCGTGGATTGGACCGAATGGACCAATCACGGGCGATTCCGAGATCCAGAAAGATGTCACCGCTGTCGATGCCATCGCGCAAACCCACAGATAACCAAGGTACCGGTGCCATATGTCGCGCGATTTACGCAACAGGACGATTGGCCCCAGACAAACGGCGGTCACAGCACAAAGAACATGCAACTGGATCGCCAAAGTTGCGGAAAGAAGAGGATCGATAGACATAAGGTGACCTTACCAATACGGAATGCGAACAAGACGGACTTGCGTCACGCAAGCCTGTAGGTGCATTGTCGCACGAGGGTGAAGCCACCCAAGACCGGATACGCAAATGGAAACGATGGATCGTGGATCGCCAGCTTTTCTCATCCGCGCTACGTGAAGTGCGGGCTGATCTTTCGAAACGGAACACTGTGATCGCGCTATTGGGTGTCGGGATCGTGCTTGGGCTATCCGGCCCCTTTGAAACCATCGCTTTGATGAAACTCGTGCCCCGCCTGCTCTATTGGATTGTTGTTGCGTCAACGACTTTTGCGTTGGGCAGTGTGATCTCGGCAGTTTGTGCGCGCGTGTTTGTCGGGAAACCATTTTGGCTTCGTATGATATGCAGCGCCCTGCTGATCGGAACCTGCGTTACCGTTTTCTTGACTGCCCTGAACATGCTCGTTTTCAACGTCAATGCCGCTGACGTCACTGACGTGATGCCCCAATGGGGCCTTATCGTTCTGATCTCGGCAGTTGTAGATATCGGCGTGAATTTAGCGGCGCCCAATTCGCCAGACCCGTTGCCGCCCATTCTTGACCGCATTTCTTTCGCAAAACGTGGCGATCTGATCGCATTGAGCGCGGAAGACCACTATGTGAAGGTCACAACAGTCAACGGGACGGACATGATCCTCATGCGCCTATCAGATGCCATCAAAGAGGTCGGTAGCACCGCAGGTCTGCAAATTCACCGATCACATTGGGTCGCACTGAACCAGATCCAAAACGCCACCCGTGCCAGCGATCGGGGGACAGTGACATTGTCGAATGACGAAACCCGCCCGATTAGCCGGAGCTACATCGCTGTCGCCAAGACTGCAGGGTTGTTTCCCAAAGGACGCGCAGATGGTTGAATGGATAACGTCAAAGGGCCTGACCCCCTACCCTGACGCTTTGCGGATCATGGAAGATCGCGCAAACGCAATTGCTGCGGGGGAAGCCAATGAAGCGATCTGGTTGGTCGAGCATCCCCCGCTATACACCGCGGGTACTTCAGCCAAATCTGCCGACCTGATTGATCCTGACCGCTTTCCCGTATTCGAGGCACGACGGGGTGGCGAATACACCTATCACGGCCCCGGCCAAAGGGTCGCATATGTCATGCTCGACGTCGGCAAACGTGGCCATGACGTGCGCCGTTTCGTGAAGCAGCTTGAAGGTTGGGTGATCGCCGCGCTGAGTGAATTCAACGTCGATGGCGAAATCCGAGACGGTCGCGTTGGCGTTTGGGTGCCTCGTCCTGATAAGCCGCTGATGCCGGATGGTTCAGTGGCAGAAGACAAAATCGCAGCGCTCGGGATTAGATTGCGTAAGTGGGTCAGCTTTCACGGGCTATCGATCAACGTCGAACCTGATCTGGACCATTTCGGTGGCATCGTTCCCTGCGGCATTTCAGACCACGGGGTTACGTCGTTGGTCGATCTCGGGTTGCCTGTGACGATGGATGACGTGGACGTGGCACTGCGTAGAACGTTCGACGCGGCGTTTAACGATTAACGTATCTATCAAGCGACGCGTCAGTCAGCTGGTAGCCCTTCATCAATACAGTTTTTGTAGAAACGCGACGCCAAAATTTCTTCAGCAGAAACATAGGGTACATCTGACTGTACCAAGCATTGCATATGTCGGATGCTTGGAAGACCCGATTCAGCAAGGCTCCTCTCAATTTCGTCGGCCAAAGAAATTTCAGAAGCGTTTATGCTCTCATGGTTTTCTTTGAAGTATTCGATTAGCAGAAAGGCTTGATAACTCTCGCGCTTTGCCTGTTCGATTCCCGACGTCGCGGCCAATGTCGTTAAAAAAACAGAGCCCCGCGTCAACGGACCTCTTCTCTCAAACTCACTGTCAGAAATTGGGCTTAGGATGGCGCGGAGATCAACATAATATTCATCACCATCATCAACGAAACCGTCTAGTCTCGTAACACTGCTACGGGAAATGTCGTTAAATCGCAGAAAGAACTCCGATACCCAGTTGCATGGTTGCGCCTCGCCCAACTCTGCCGGTGTGAAATCCAACATTTCCTGCGCATCCATACACTCCGCGCGTGCGATACTTGGTGCGGCCAAACTCAATACAAAGACCAACTGGGCCAATTTTCTAGATATCATTAAGTCACTTTCTCGCTTTTGATGCGCATTCCTACACCGTCAGCCAATACAGCAAAAGGTCAGGTCTTCCGTACTCGCAAACGAGAAACGCAAAAGGCCCCACCGAATTGGCGGGGCCTTTTCTATGTCACATCAGCGGCGCTTAGTGTGCGTGCTGTTTGTCCCAGTCAGACTGCTTTGGCAGCTGCTCGAATGTGTGCTCTGGTGGAGGGCACGGCAGTGTCCATTCCAGTGTATCTGCGTATTCGTTCCATGGGTTGTTCTCGGTCACGCGGCGACCAGCGAATAATGTGTAGAACAACACGCCGATGAAGAACACGAAGGATGCGAAGGACAGGAATGCGCCCCAGCTGGATACGTAGTTCCACAGTGCGAAGGCATCTGGGTAATCGATGTAGCGACGTGGCATCCCGTTACGACCCAAGAAGTGCTGTGGGAAGAACGTGATGTTGGCACCGATAAACATCATCCAGAAGTGCAGCTTACCAGCCCATTCAGGATACATGCGGCCCGACATTTTTGGCAGGTAGAAGTAGATACCCGCAAAGATCGAGAATACAGCACCCAGCGACATCACGTAGTGGAAGTGTGCCACAACGTAGTATGTGTCGTGATATGCACGGTCTACACCAGCCTGTGACAACACGATGCCAGTTACACCACCAACGGTGAACAGGAACAAGAAGCCCAGCGCCCACAGCATTGGTGTTTTGAACTCAACAGAGCCGCCCCACATTGTTGCGATCCATGAGAAGATTTTCACCCCTGTCGGAACCGCGATGACCATTGTGGCCAACATGAAGTAGGACTGCTGTGTCAGCGACATACCGACTGTGTACATGTGGTGCGCCCACACAACAAAGCCCAGCGCGCCAATTGCGACCATCGCATAAACCATCGGCAGGTAACCGAAGATTGGCTTCTTAGAGAACGTCGCAATCACGTGTGACACGATGCCGAAGCCTGGAACGATGATGATGTACACTTCTGGGTGTCCGAAGAACCACAGGATGTGCTGATACAAGATCGGGTCGCCGCCGCCTTCAGGTTGGAAGAAGGTTGTGTCGAAGTTCCGGTCTGTCAGCAGCATTGTGATCGCGCCAGCCAGTACTGGAAGTGCGAGAAGGATCAACCATGCTGTGACGAAGATGGACCAAGCAAACAACGGCACTTTGTGCAGTGTCATGCCCGGTGCCCGCATATTCAGGAAAGTTGTGATCATGTTGATCGCGCCCAAGATCGAAGATGCACCGGATAGGTGAACACCAAAGATCGCGAGATCCATCGACATGCCAGCCTCGGATGTGGACAGCGGCGGGTACAGAACCCAGCCAACGCCGGATCCAAGTTGACCGTTACCACCTGGTGCCAAAAGCGACGCCACACCAAGGGACGCACCAGCAACAAACATCCAGAAAGACAGGTTGTTCATCCGTGGGAACGCCATATCCGGCGCACCGATCTGGAGCGGCATGAAGTAGTTACCAAAGCCACCAAAAAGGGCTGGAATAACCACGAAGAACATCATCAAGACACCGTGGTAGGTGATCATCACGTTCCAAAGGTGGCCGTTTGGCGTACAAGTCGCCGCAGAATCTGCAATGAAACGCGCCCCTTCGAGGCACATGTATTGCACGCCCGGGTTCATGAGCTCGAGGCGCATGTAAACGGTGAAGGCAACGGACACAAAGCCCAAAGCACCTGCAACAAACAGGTACAAGATACCGATATCTTTATGGTTTGTAGACATGAACCACCGGGTAAAGAAACTCCGGTTGTCTTCGTGTTCATGGCCGTGGATGGCGGCGTCTGCCATGTGGCTCTCCTCGATTTTCTATCACTGACCGATCCCGCGAGTCGCACCACGGGCCCGGATTTGAGGTTGTTCTAGAGTGTTGAGCGTTAAGGGGCAATAAAGGAAGCCCCCAAAAGACTGGGATAAATTGGCGCAGGTGCCCAGCCCAAATCGCGGGTGTGACTTGCGTGCACAACGCGTGCACAACCCGTGCACCGCGATTTCAAATTGGGTTTGCAGCCAGAACATGCCAATTTGCTGGCAACACTGTTCCCTTTCGAGTCTCCGAAGACCCATTTTATGTCGATTAATACCCCAGTTTCCGAAGCGATTAACGCCTATCTTGCCCGAAAAGCCCCCGGTTTTGCGCTGTTGCTGGACGCACCATGGGGCGCTGGTAAAACCCATTTCATCAAGTCCGTGACCAAGTGCGACACGAACGACAAGATTCACTACGTCACACTGAATGGTGTCGATACCCCTACCGCATTTCGTCGTGCGTTGTTGGCGTCGATGCCGGAAGCGTCATTGGCCAGTGCG
The Rhodobacteraceae bacterium S2214 genome window above contains:
- the ctaD gene encoding cytochrome c oxidase subunit I, producing the protein MADAAIHGHEHEDNRSFFTRWFMSTNHKDIGILYLFVAGALGFVSVAFTVYMRLELMNPGVQYMCLEGARFIADSAATCTPNGHLWNVMITYHGVLMMFFVVIPALFGGFGNYFMPLQIGAPDMAFPRMNNLSFWMFVAGASLGVASLLAPGGNGQLGSGVGWVLYPPLSTSEAGMSMDLAIFGVHLSGASSILGAINMITTFLNMRAPGMTLHKVPLFAWSIFVTAWLILLALPVLAGAITMLLTDRNFDTTFFQPEGGGDPILYQHILWFFGHPEVYIIIVPGFGIVSHVIATFSKKPIFGYLPMVYAMVAIGALGFVVWAHHMYTVGMSLTQQSYFMLATMVIAVPTGVKIFSWIATMWGGSVEFKTPMLWALGFLFLFTVGGVTGIVLSQAGVDRAYHDTYYVVAHFHYVMSLGAVFSIFAGIYFYLPKMSGRMYPEWAGKLHFWMMFIGANITFFPQHFLGRNGMPRRYIDYPDAFALWNYVSSWGAFLSFASFVFFIGVLFYTLFAGRRVTENNPWNEYADTLEWTLPCPPPEHTFEQLPKQSDWDKQHAH